ACGCTGCCCTGCAGGaccatctgcagcatcttggaGTCCGCGGGGTCTTGGGTTGTGGCGAAGGCGAGCTCCTGAGTCTTTTTCTGCATGTCCTCGATGGCCACCTCCATGGGGACGAGAATGATCTGGAGAAGAAAACATGACAGAATGAGAGAAAGCCGCACACCCCACAGTCGTGTGGCAACTGACCAAGAATCCCTCGGGAACAGGAACCCACCTCCTCCTTGTGGATGACATTGATGCGTGTCTTGATGTAAGGGAAGGCATGAGACGTGGTCAGGATGGTTTTGCGTTTGTACTGCTCGTGCAGGTCGCCGTGGGCTCGGCCGTCCAGAGTGAAGGGCGTACAGTACATGAAGGTACGCAGGTTGTAGTTCTTGTCAAAGTAAGTGATCCTTTCCTTCAGCTCGTATGTGTCGAAGAACGGCTCGACGTAGGTGATCTGGAGGTAGGccttaaacaaacataaacacatcagCACAGTTACACCCTTTGCAAAACCTGTGCCGTTGTATTATGAGTGACAGGTATATGTAGAAAGTCACCTTGTTGGGATCCAGTTTGGTTTTGTCCACTGGGCTGGAGTCCTTGATAATTTCAACCAGCTCAACCCCATACCTCTCTGAGTAGAACTCCTAAGCACCAAACACATTCATCTTttagacatttgttttcttcagtaATCACTAATCAAaccttcatttttgttttttttgctcatcaTGGTGAGTTAACGTGCCTCAAGTCTGTGGGAGATCTCAGCTAATTTGGTGATCGATGGTTCCTTGTAAACAAACTCTTGCTCATCCAGGTCTCCAAAACGACAGCCATAGAAACCAACCCGGAAGTAGGTGCCAAACATTCTCTGAGCACTGAAGAAGAGATAAAAAGACAAGATAATGAAAGAATGTAGACGCTGAGTGAAGCAAAATCACAAAGATGTAGATAAACAACTCAAGTGTTGACTGGAGAACAGgagaaagaaaatagaaaaccTTTAATGTATTTGAGCGAAAAATCTTTTCATATATTCTTCCTGTTGAGGTTGCGGACTCAAGACTTTTCGAACATATTTTAAACCTCATTGCATGGTTTTCACAGATGGAAATGTTCAAATTACTGGTTTTAGTAACAGAAGAGCTTTTgtagaaaaaagggaaaatataaATTCAAGCTGGCTGTGGCAAAAGGGAATGGAAAACGTTTTGTTATAGTGGTTCAACCCAACTATATCAAAGAAAGTTAAAAGAAAGTTGTGTGTCACTCACCAGTAACATTTGATTCACAAGAACAAGCAGtgggggaagaaagaaaaaaacattgtaaatgcaaaatatgattatttttacAGTGAATATACTCAGTGTGACCGATGAGCTTGTTACCTCCCATCCTGAACTCTGGAAAAGTTGAGAAAAGAAgcataaaagaaagaaattaggAAAAAGTTATGTTTGACAGCCTAGTTAATTGCAGCAGATTATAAGATTATGCTTTAAACTCACTTGGTTGTAGACTTTGTTGAAGGCGTCCTGCAGTTTCCCGTGGACGGTTGCCAGCTTTTTGAATTCCCTGTTGGCTTCATGGATGGGCAGCAGAATCTTGTACACTTCATTTATGGCCTCGTACATGGCTGCCTGGGGTGACAGCACAATGGAAGGCCAGTTCTACACATACCACTGCATCACATAACACTCCCTCACCCATGCTTGTTCTGTGTAACCCTGTGCTGTGTGAACATGCAGCCTGTCACCATGCGGTTGGAGAATATGAGTCGTACCATGTTAAAAGACGCAGATGCTTGCTCCAGGAGGCCCACCAGGCCAGACTCACTGAAGTACTTCCCAGCACAAATTCCCTCCTCCTCCGGAGACAGGACATCATCTGATACTGCCGACTCCTCCAGGACGTTGGACGAAATGTTctgagagggaaacagagaaatcataataaacataataatcCTTAAGTTTCACTCTTTCAACAACCAGTCTTGATTAAATCTCGGAACACCCATGATATTCTGCCAGAATGCTGCCCATAAGTGTTGTTTATAGTCAAATGAGTCACCAAATTAAACAGCATGCACCGACCTGAAATGTGACACAGCCAATTGGCAGGTATCGGCAATCCTCCAGCATGTTGAGGTACTCTGCCACCAGGGCAGCGCTGTGGACGAGACAGTGGGCAGCCTCGGCGTGGTTCCCTCTCTCAGAGTGTTTTCCTGCCATGTTCTGGAGCCACGTGAGACGTAGGTCGGGAGAGTTCTGGTAGCCCTTAGCAATCCTGAAGTTAAATACGAGAGAAGAATTTAGGTTTGAGTCATGTAACTTTATTCTTCATATGCCTGTGTCACTGCTGGGCGTCTCTGTACCTGTACATTAAGTCAATGAGCATCTCTGGATCCTGTTGATGCTCTTTCATCTTCACAGTGTCGGTAAGAATCATGTGCAGGTTGAACACCAGATCCTGGACCTGCAGTTTCAAAAGTGCAACACAAGACATGAGTGATCAGCACCACATCTGGATGATGCACAGACAGTGTGGTGGCTGCTGCGTACCTGCTCTGGGAAGGGCGTGTCACGGAGCTCCAGGTCCTCTTCAGCGTATGTGAGGATCGTCTTGAGTGAACGACGCAGATGCTCCTCATTGAAGTTCTGGGACGTTCCCACCAGTGACGACAGAGACATGGTGACCTGCATCTTTACTCGTGCAAAGTTCTGGAGCAAAGGACAGAAATAGAAAGAGTTTTTTCTCACAACATCAGGGAGATCCATTCTGTAAACTTCCTGTGTGTTCTGTAGATTCCTTATCGTAGTAAGAACGTCAAAATTCGAAAGCAATGTGTAAACTCACGTTTCCAATCTCAAAGTTCTGCCTCATGAGCAGGTAAAGCGAGGCGGAGGCGTGACTTCTGACAGAACCGACACTACTGCTGCAGTGACGAAGGAGACGCAGGCACAGGTCTGCACAAAGCTCAGTGTCTTCGTCAAACAGCATCTCTGGGAactacacataaaaaaaacactgtcacttttctttcactaactacaacaatatataaggaatcatttattttttgtttttctatgcAAAATGATAAAATTCGATGTGTCaagttgaaataataaaagattaaaatgGATGGTGGCCAGGTCAGGGTTGGAGTTGCTGATACTCTTGGAGCGCGACAAATGCAGACTACTCGGACGAGCCGTTGCTCTTGATAAGGTGGCATACTgcatttttctgtttctgtttttctatgCAAAATGATAAAATTCGATGTGTCaagttgaaataataaaagattaaaatggattataaaaatgaatggCGACACTTGGCACACCAATACAAACTGTACTTGCCTTGAAAACCAGAGCTCTCTGTGTAGTGAAGCAGTGCTGCAGGAAGAGGGCACTCTGGTTACCTGCCATGCTGTGAAGAAGCACTCGGAGCACACCGTCTAAAACACTTTCCTTCAACTCTGACGCCACCACAGTCTGAACAGAGGACAGAGTCAAAGGTCATAATACGGCCGGGGAATTCTACACAAAACGTGAGTCGAAGGATCTCATACTGTTTACCTTCACTATAATCTCCAGTGTGTCCAATACAATCAGAGAAGCCTCCGTAGCTAAGTTTCCATCCACCACAGACTCCTGCTCCATCTCAGCTTTAGTCCTGTAATAGATAATTTTTTTACAATCATCACTCTTAATGAACACTCAAATGAAGTCACagtgttatatatataaaaatgtattccaCACATTTTAAACTAATGTTTATCACTTAATGCAATGCTTTCAGAAATCGGTACAGcaacaaattgttttttttaaacaaccagTGAAATAGtcagaaaaattaaaataaagaataacacTAAACTAAAACTGAACTAACTTTTttacaaagaataaaaaacataaatatacgatgtgtgtatatgtacacTGAGTATGTGCCTTTTTGTTATAAGAACCCCTCTGTCCCTATGTTGATTATTTTGTTGATCAAGTTAATTTAATTACCACAATTAATTACCACATTTTATTATCTGTCCTACCTGTAAAGTTGCCTTCCTATTTTTAACTGATGGACTTGAGGTTTTTTAACTAGttacatattttttactttaggACTGAGATTCTGAGTATCCTTTATAACTAATAACTAATGTTAATTACATACTTATCAACTCGGTCTGTATTTTGTCTCCAGTGAGTGACATTCTTCCTCCACCTAACGTTTTCTTGGCTGCCGTAGGGACTCCTTTCTGGAAGAGTAAACAGATGACAATTTCCATGAACACAGACAAGTCAacaccacaaacacagacagctactgacactcagtcacacacacacattcattactGTGCTCCAATGCGGCATACCTCTGCTGCGGCGGACCATCTCCTGACGAGCTCCAATGGTGCCCAGTATGGCCTCCTCCAGTCGGGCTTTCATGTCCTGAGACTTTTTAAacgttagactgttgatcctctccaGAGTTTTCTTCCCCTACAGATATCAATGGTTTggggaaaataaatcaattgtCAAAACAATGAAAATCTCCAGTAAACGGTAAAAGAGTGGTTATGAAACACTAGTGATTCAGTCCTGATAACCTGATACTACAGTAAACTTTCATGATGGAAGTAGTGATATATCTGTACCGTTGGTCTAACAGGTCCAAATTaaaacatccaaacactgttttttGACACCTACTGTGTTTATCAGTGATGATAGATACATAGTGGGGGCAGTGCCTGGTTTTTGTACCTTGTATTCAAAGCAGGAGATACAGAGATGCAGCAGATCCAACAGGCGGTTGATTTGTAGCACAGACAGATCAGACACCCAGCGCTCCAGGAGAGCTGCATCTGCATTCTTCAGCACCCACAGGAAACACACCAGCAGAGTCCTGCTACACTCGGCCGACAGAGAGCTTGGCTGACGCCCAgcctgatgaaaacaaaaatacaaactcaGTGCCAGTCTTTAAATCTGATTAATGACTGTTACAAAGAAAATGGACAGGGGGCCACCTACAGGCTAAAAGGAGCAGTTGTATctcagaaaagaagaaaacatgataAGAATGCAAACTCTTAAAAAAAGAGTTTTCGTGTGGAGTTGCAGAAAGGCAAGAGTGATCGTCTGTCAAACTGAAGCAGCAGCCTCCCACATAGAGGCCGATCTGCAACCTGTCAGTGTGTAGGGCCCGGGGGATATAGCCTGACCCCTGCCGCTATCACTCACCACTGTGGGCATCGCAAATGCGTTGGCTTTGGCATGCGGCAAAGGGGAGCCGGCAATCGCCATGGCAACAGACTGACTGATAGTGTTGCTACTGTCTGGGTCAGCATCGTCGGCGTGGGCTGGGGCATGGCGGACCCGAGCAGGCGAGAAGTCTACAAGGAAATAATGAAAAGCCCTCTCAGGTGCAATAATACTGAACATAAAACACAGAGATCTTGAGGAGGTGGATGATAACAATATCAGTAGACTGCGATTTTCTTTCTGCTGACCTGAGAAGTCGTGGAGATGATGCAACGTCTCCATGACGATGGGGATGAGGGGCAGGTAGAGCTGAGCTACATGGGCTCTGACCTGAGGGTCACTGTGGCGAGGGTCTGCATcatggctgcagagcagggagtGAACGGCACTAATGGCCTTTTTATGAAGGAAGAAGGCCCTGCGGGTAAAAACAGAGGGTGTATCAGTGTGTTTTCGACTTTGCACTTGTACTCTATGCTATAATGTATTAAAGGTTTAATGTCAGAGGATCCCTGAGGGGAAGTGAAATGAAAGGCTTTATATACAGCTGATAAACAACCTACCCTTCTCCATCAGGATCAAGCATGAGAGAGAGCTCAGTTAGCAGCaaaccagacaggaagtgctgcTGGCGAAAAGGGCCGGAGAGCTCAAACATGGTGGCCGCACCTTGGTCTTGCACCACGCTGGAAAATGCTGAACTCTGCAGACAGTGAACAGAGCAATGCAAGAATAAGAGAGCAGTAACAGCAAATTTAATTCAAATCAGTTAAATTATATTCATGTGCTTTACCTGACGATCTTTCCCAAAATAAGCAAAAGAAACGGCAGAAAAATAAGCAAAAGAAtcgcagaaaaaaaagagatagtATTTTGCTTAACAGTCTACAGAGGAGGCGTGGTGAATCGGAGTTTTCCAGTTACCTGTGATGTGGTGGAGGAAgttgagggggagggggaggctgGAGGGCTGAGAGTGGCACACGGCAGGTTGAGGATTACGTAGTGTTCGTGGCTACAGATGATGCGAGTGAAGTCCATCCTCAGTGCATTCAGAGAGCTCGGGTTCTGCGACGTGTGGAGCTTGTTGGCAATCTGCATAGCAAACAGGTTTTTTTGATActgtaaaaatctgttttaaaacGCATGACGCAGCACGGAGATTTATTATAAGTGATTGATATTGGAGGAAAAACAGTTAGAACAGCATCAGGCACCTGTTTGTAGTAGGACCGGATGAGGTTGAACACAAAGCCCCGGTCCATAAGAGACAGCAGGTCATTCAGGAAGAAGGCCAGACTGCTGTTTAACCTCTCCACAAGCTCCACATcctgagagagaggatgagggatTCATGTGAGAGAAACAATGACATTGTACTTTCATTTACTTAAAATACTGATTCTAATTCATATCAAGCACAGAGTAAACAACAACGCAAGTTTCTATTTAACAGAAACTCTGACATCTTTTATTGTCCAATACAACACAAATGGACTGCCAGCTTTATGGGCTCAGTACCTTGTGGTATCGGTTGCCAATGTCTGCGCTGATGGCACACACGAGTGCAGCAATGTCGTCCACAAAGCGGTCTGGGAAACGCTGGCGCCGGGAAACGTCTAGTTTCGAGGTCAGGAATAAGTGGTGGGCCATGCTCTTTGTCTGCAGGAGGGGACGAATAAGAACATTTTGCTTTTACTGCTTTTATAATGGTACAATTGTACTGTTTTTTGTGATAAACAGTATTCTATTCAAAACTCTGTAGATTAAGGACATCTTGTGTTTTTTAGCATACTCACCATGAGCTGAAAGAAAAACCAGGCCTGCTGCAGCGCTGCTTCCCTCACTGCGCTGGCGCTGACCACCCACTGTAACGCCAGCTCCTCATGAAGAAGCTACACAGGAACCAACACCAACCAAATTTGAGCTTGTATGAGGAAACAATTCTAGTGTTTACATGAGCTATTGAgattaaaatagtttttgttgtcACAGGGAGAAAGCTGAGAACTGTAATTAAGGTTTGTAAGTTAATTGTGCAGTTCTATGAGTTTTTTCAGGCCGatgatacaaacacaataaaagtaATATAAACATTGATAGTAAAATACTAAACTTAACACATTATCCAGGCAACAAATATTCAATGTCAGAGTCTCAAGCAATTGTTTAACtactcacacagagacacagttgtgaatgttgatttattttgaatgaTGTTGAATATGGATGATTGTTAGGACATCAAAACGAGTTTGTTTATAATGGTGACTGCCGGTTTTACCTTCTTGGTAATCTGCCTTGTCGGAACTGAAAACAAGGCCACGCTGTCCAGAAAGGCAGACATGCGATTGCAGGTGCGGTCGTTTGCCTGACATGGAGTGATGGTgaggtgaacacacagagatgaGGACAAAGTGACGTgaaaatggatgaatggaaatGGACGGGTGGCCAGAAAAACTCTCTATGAACTCTGATAAGCGCAGGGCTGGAAAGAAATCTACCCGAGCCCAAGGCAGAGATCTTGTCATTCCACAAAACAGATATGGTCTGTTTAGCAGCGGTGACAAGATGCATTGCAAAGGACAGACCATGTGTCATAGCGGATGAAAAGATGGGTATGGCTCAGAGTGACAggcagaaagaaacacaaacatagatTGAGGTGTGAGTTGATGAGAGATGGTTCAGGATAGAGGTGAAGGGGGAGGcgatgaggagaaggaggagaagggattTTGCACCTGCTTGAGCTCACAGCTGGAGTTGGGGTTCCGACGTAGCACAGATCTGGAGCCCCCAGGGGCATAAGAAGAGTTTACCCAGGAGTGGGAGCGGTCAATGCCCTGCCATAAGCCaacggagacacacacaaaacacacaccccacacacacaagcacacatagaGCGGCAAGAGGCGAGGGGCACAGTGAGAAAAAGGAAGACAATTACCACAAAGAAGATTATGTGAGGGAGGAATTTtggaggaaacaaaaacaaggaaTGTGAAAAGAGAAGCTAAAACAGGAGAGGGGAGAACAAAGGAAAGGCTGGGAGCACTGCGTGAATCACAAGGGACAGTGGCATACAGCATCAATGCATCTTTGACCTAAGCAACATCATTAACTGTTGGCACAATTCTTAGTCAACCTCAGAATATCAAATCTGCTGTGAGGAGGACAGCAGTTTCGTTACAACAAAACGATAGACTGTAATTGGAACAGAGGTAGAGTTTATGGCATATGGACGACAAAATAAATTCATTCAAATTCCCACCCCCGCACAAACCATATTTGTATTCTTAACTTTTCAACCCAGCATCTCTATGTGCAAATTCAACGATTAAACAATGTTAATTAACACAATTGATTGGTgcggatttaaaaaaacaaacattttaaactttagaATATAGCTGTATTTAACCTTGAACATCTCTAAAGGTATATTTCAAATCTTGTAAACACACTAACTACAGTAAGAGTTCAATTTTCAAGTCTCATCCATAAATTCCAGAAAGTGCTAAAGACAACTCACTTTGCTCCCGATGATCCTTTGCACCTCTTCGTCGGGTGAAGCTGGTGTGGTGGCCAGGTCAGGGTTGGAGTTGCTGATACTCTTGGACCGCGACAAAAGCAGACTACTCGGACGAGCCGTTGCTCTTGATAAGGTGGCATACTGCATGGGCATCTCATACGACTGGGGGCCTGCAACTCATGGAGATGTAAAGAAGAAATGTTAGTAAATCTAAAAGAGTGGACCAATGATAactcctctttctgtttctttaacACATGTAGTTTAATCTGGTAATTGACCTGTTGGGGGCAGTGTAGGTTCAGCAGAGGGCAGGCGGAAGCAGTAGTGGATGTAGGACGCCAGCAGGGTGTTGCGGCCGTGCTGATCCTGGATACCCTCCAAGTTCTTGTGCATCTGGTTGACCAACAACGTCATAGCTTCGAAAGCAGCACGGCCCAGGTTCACTGGAAATTAAACATGACAGTAGCATGAGGTGGGAAAAAAACCAACAATTATCAGATAATTAAATCCAATGATCACAATTAGATTTCAACCTTGTTCCAATTGTGCTTCAAATTTCCAGAAGCAGGAATTGTGTAAATATGCTCTCTTTCAAAACAGACTTACCTATTTGGCCTGCGATGACCGGCGGGTAGACGATGAGCTGAATGAGCTTGTTCAGCAGCTGATGCAAGAACCTGACACAGGTGTCCAGCAGAGCCCCTTTGAGTGCAGCCATGCAGGCCTTCAGCTCGCCCTCCATGTTCGCCTCGGTTATGATGACGTCCTTCAGGCGGAAGGGGAAGGAGTACTCCTCCAGAACATACACCAGAGTGAAGAACTTGTCCAGGTGTGGATCCTACAGGTACAACCACAATAAACACTGAATTTCAATCTGGCAACGCTGTTTTTCAAACTCCTGAAGACTTTGCATAAAGGATGTAATGTCTATAATTTTCTGAAAACAATTGTTGAATACATATGGtctataaataaagtgaaaacagacaatagatacagaaatatatttgtgtttatctgaGTCAGTATCTCTAATATCTGTAATATGATTAACAGTTTTCTATCCACAGAAAGAATCAGAGGAGTtaacattatgacaacaataaatTCTGCTGGTGATTATAATAATCGTCAAACCTCTCCCAATAACACTAACCACGTTTTAAATGGTGctcagtataaaaaaaaatacaaaattgttCACCTGAGTATGAACCGAGGAAGCCGCTGTCACCTCGACATTGAACACTGCTTTGTGATTATCAACCCACTTCATGCCCGGGAGCTGAACCTGCCATAGAGTGACATCAAATTCATTTAACACTCAGTCAAAGTCACATCACGAGGAGAATATGACGCAGGCAAACAGATATTCTCAATGTCAGACACTCACGTCAGGGGTGAGCACAGAGTAGCTAGGTGGAGGCTTTTCCACCGAGACAGGCAGACTGAAGGAGCCTGTGCGCAGTCGGCCATGCTGCATCAGAGGGATCCACTGCGGGGCAGAAAGAGAC
Above is a genomic segment from Pleuronectes platessa chromosome 16, fPlePla1.1, whole genome shotgun sequence containing:
- the LOC128457958 gene encoding dedicator of cytokinesis protein 7 isoform X1, whose amino-acid sequence is MTSTASERRAFAHKINRTVAAEVRKQVSRDYGSPQLSKKRGGAHHPLPLTEVAEPVDFEEYVSSHAPGVEPGPLRQLMEFPQDDLELLQLDKECTTLEPALPEEEDSLDPRVRDALAVYTDDWLVIQRKYQRYSTTYTPHNSERQRERQRGLVKQTFELDDAASNERQDDQDDAKRRSVSLDETPRGSWASSIFDLKNSSPDALLPSVLERTAAEDMDHRNTEARLQGRHSDLLGLYPPPDEDEAVERCSVPEVPKEHCGQRIMVKCLSLKFEIEIEPIFGTLALYDVKEKKKISENFYFDLNSDQMKGLLKPHTPHMAISTLARSAIFSITYPSADIFLVIKLEKVLQQGDIGECCEPYMVMKESDSLKHKEKLDKLRLQAEQSCSRLGHFRMPFAWTAIHLLNIVSSVGGLDRSDPDSDSERKSHGTWNERKKKGFERMSIAEDVCNFATFRPATLTVTNFFKQEGDRLSDEDLYKFLADMRRPSSVLRRLRPVTAQLKIDISPAPELPHYCLSPELLHVKPYPDLRVRPTKEVQEFPARYVYTPHTTYRNLLYVYPQTLNFSSRQGSVRNIAVKVQFMAGEDPSQALPVIFGKSSCAEFLKEAYTPIIYHNKSPEFYEEMKMKIPANLTDNDHLLFTFYHISCQPKQNTPLETPVGYTWIPLMQHGRLRTGSFSLPVSVEKPPPSYSVLTPDVQLPGMKWVDNHKAVFNVEVTAASSVHTQDPHLDKFFTLVYVLEEYSFPFRLKDVIITEANMEGELKACMAALKGALLDTCVRFLHQLLNKLIQLIVYPPVIAGQIVNLGRAAFEAMTLLVNQMHKNLEGIQDQHGRNTLLASYIHYCFRLPSAEPTLPPTGPQSYEMPMQYATLSRATARPSSLLLSRSKSISNSNPDLATTPASPDEEVQRIIGSKGIDRSHSWVNSSYAPGGSRSVLRRNPNSSCELKQLLHEELALQWVVSASAVREAALQQAWFFFQLMTKSMAHHLFLTSKLDVSRRQRFPDRFVDDIAALVCAISADIGNRYHKDVELVERLNSSLAFFLNDLLSLMDRGFVFNLIRSYYKQIANKLHTSQNPSSLNALRMDFTRIICSHEHYVILNLPCATLSPPASPSPSTSSTTSQSSAFSSVVQDQGAATMFELSGPFRQQHFLSGLLLTELSLMLDPDGEGAFFLHKKAISAVHSLLCSHDADPRHSDPQVRAHVAQLYLPLIPIVMETLHHLHDFSDFSPARVRHAPAHADDADPDSSNTISQSVAMAIAGSPLPHAKANAFAMPTVAGRQPSSLSAECSRTLLVCFLWVLKNADAALLERWVSDLSVLQINRLLDLLHLCISCFEYKGKKTLERINSLTFKKSQDMKARLEEAILGTIGARQEMVRRSRERSPYGSQENVRWRKNVTHWRQNTDRVDKTKAEMEQESVVDGNLATEASLIVLDTLEIIVKTVVASELKESVLDGVLRVLLHSMAGNQSALFLQHCFTTQRALVFKFPEMLFDEDTELCADLCLRLLRHCSSSVGSVRSHASASLYLLMRQNFEIGNNFARVKMQVTMSLSSLVGTSQNFNEEHLRRSLKTILTYAEEDLELRDTPFPEQVQDLVFNLHMILTDTVKMKEHQQDPEMLIDLMYRIAKGYQNSPDLRLTWLQNMAGKHSERGNHAEAAHCLVHSAALVAEYLNMLEDCRYLPIGCVTFQNISSNVLEESAVSDDVLSPEEEGICAGKYFSESGLVGLLEQASASFNMAAMYEAINEVYKILLPIHEANREFKKLATVHGKLQDAFNKVYNQSSGWERMFGTYFRVGFYGCRFGDLDEQEFVYKEPSITKLAEISHRLEEFYSERYGVELVEIIKDSSPVDKTKLDPNKAYLQITYVEPFFDTYELKERITYFDKNYNLRTFMYCTPFTLDGRAHGDLHEQYKRKTILTTSHAFPYIKTRINVIHKEEIILVPMEVAIEDMQKKTQELAFATTQDPADSKMLQMVLQGSVGTTVNQGPLEVAQVFLSDIPNDPKLFRHHNKLRLCFKDFTKRCEDALRRNKTLIGPDQKEYHRELERNYNKLKEALGPLINRKIPQLYRTLPAQSTQTQRNSYCRSSLR